In the genome of Zobellia nedashkovskayae, the window AATCGTATCACACCTAAAGAATTAGAGATAGCCTATGCATCAGAAAAACCATTGGTTATAGATGTGCGTAAAAAAAGCGAATTTGACTCTGAACATGTAATAGGTGCTATTAACGTACCGCTTAACGAAATTAACCAACATTTGGCTCAATTTCCTAAAGAAAAACCTTTTGTGGTGCATTGTGCAGGCGGGTATCGTAGTATGATTGCATCGTCTATATTAAAACAAAGAGGTTGGGATAATTTTGTGGATGTAGAAGGTGGCTTTGCAGAAATTAAAAATACGGGCATAAAAGTATCGGACTACGTTTGTCCTACCACACTACTTTAAAATAAAAGCTATAACACCAGTAGTTCTATTGTAATAATAGATGGGATTTCTGGCGATAAAACAAAAATAATATTAAAATTTGGTTGGTTATTTATGGGGAAACGGTCAGGGCTAATTAGACCGTTTCCTTTTTTTAATCCTTCCTTTAATACATAAAAACTATGTCATTCTTAAGTTCAATATTTGGTAGTAAAAGTGAAGCCTCTGATAAAATAGTAATCTTGGATAAAAAAGAGTACGCAACAGCTATTTCAGGTAGCAAAGTGCAATTGGTAGATGTTCGTACGGCTAATGAATTTAGCGGAGGTCATATTAAAGGCGCCAAGAATATCGATTTTTTTAATCAGGCAAATTTTGAAAAATCCTTTGGAAACCTAGATAAGACAAAACCGGTTTACGTGTATTGTCGTTCAGGAGCAAGAAGTCAGAAAGCAGCAAGAAAGCTTTTAGATATGGGCTTTACGCAAATCTTTGATTTAAAAGGCGGCTATTCAAGGTGGTCATAAGTTACTAAATAAGAAATGGGTTAAACGTTTGTATAACCAACTAAACCAGTGATATGAAAACAAGTATTATAGTACAAAATTTAAAGTGTGGCGGTTGTGCCAAAACTATTACCTCTAGAGTATCGGAAATAGAGAACATATCCAACCTTTCGGTAGATGTAGAAACCTCTATGGTATCTTTTATGCACGAAGATTTGAACGATGCACTTATGGTTAAGGAGAAACTAAAAGTATTGGGTTACCCGTCTATCGATAGCGAAAATTCTATGGTTTCAAAAGCAATTTCTTTTGCTAGCTGTGTAAGCGGAAAAATGTCTAAATAGTATAGACAGGCAATGGCTGTTGATACAAATTAAAAGGTATGAAAAAGTAGGTTAGCCTAAGTGTATTTTAAGACAAAACCATCATCAACTAAATTCTGAATATTATGAAAAAAAATATGGGTAGTACAGACCGCATTATCAGATTTATATTTGCTGCTATTGTAGGATTCTTATTTTGGCAAGGTAGTATAGGGGGTACTTTAGCTTACGTACTGTTAGCCGTAGCTGCAATTTTTATTATAACAAGTTTTATAAGTTTCTGTCCGTTATACACGATTTTTGGGTTTAAAACCTGTAAAATTAAAGAGTGATTAAATTTTTAAGATGAACCAGCCATTACAAGATAATTACGGACATATTTTTGAAGATGAACTTCTTCAAGAAATCGATAATGTTGCCACGTTTAAGGAAATACCGGAAGGATTTCAACTTATTGAAATAGGGGAGTTCATTAAATCTATGCCGTTGTTGGTATCAGGAGTTGTAAAGGTGTTAAGGGAAGATGCCAAAGGCGATGAACTATTGCTTTATTTTCTTGAACATGGCGATACATGTGCCATGACATTGAACTGCTGTGTAGGTCACAGAAAGAGTGAAATACGGGCGGTGGCGGAAACCGAAGCAAAACTAATTATGGTGCCCATTAGTAAAATGGAAGAATGGATGGCCAACTACCCAAGCTGGCGTAATTTCATTCTAGAAAGTTACCATAATAGGCTTAATGAATTATTGGAAACGCTAGACAGCATCGCATTTTTAAATATGGATGAACGTCTA includes:
- a CDS encoding YgaP family membrane protein, translating into MGSTDRIIRFIFAAIVGFLFWQGSIGGTLAYVLLAVAAIFIITSFISFCPLYTIFGFKTCKIKE
- a CDS encoding rhodanese-like domain-containing protein, producing MSFLSSIFGSKSEASDKIVILDKKEYATAISGSKVQLVDVRTANEFSGGHIKGAKNIDFFNQANFEKSFGNLDKTKPVYVYCRSGARSQKAARKLLDMGFTQIFDLKGGYSRWS
- a CDS encoding heavy-metal-associated domain-containing protein; this translates as MKTSIIVQNLKCGGCAKTITSRVSEIENISNLSVDVETSMVSFMHEDLNDALMVKEKLKVLGYPSIDSENSMVSKAISFASCVSGKMSK
- a CDS encoding Crp/Fnr family transcriptional regulator, with the translated sequence MNQPLQDNYGHIFEDELLQEIDNVATFKEIPEGFQLIEIGEFIKSMPLLVSGVVKVLREDAKGDELLLYFLEHGDTCAMTLNCCVGHRKSEIRAVAETEAKLIMVPISKMEEWMANYPSWRNFILESYHNRLNELLETLDSIAFLNMDERLLKYLKNKSRVTGSTTINSTHQEIAYELHTSRVVISRLLKKLENMGKVKLNRYHIKLVEL